In one Actinomyces trachealis genomic region, the following are encoded:
- a CDS encoding NCS2 family permease, translating to MSNSSPPSSSSSTAEASTSALDRFFHISERGSTVAREVRGGLVTFFTMAYILVLNPLILSTPHDGVAPLGTTEQIAAGTAFIAAVMTILMGVVANFPMALAAGLGINAMVAYTIVGTQGMTYADAMGLIVIEGVIILLLVLTGFREAVFRAVPAYLKTAISVGIGLFIALIGLVDAKVVRPGGTPLELGLGGSLQGWPVIVFFFGLFLILVLHVRKVKGAILIGIVSSTILAALIEGVAHLGAFNDNPERGDLNLTGWSLSVPALKGSPVELPSLATLGHFNLLGSIEKVGIVSVVLLVFSLLLADFFDTMGTMVAIGAEGELLDEAGNPPKTREILVVDSLAAIAGGAGGVSSNTSYIESAAGVGEGARTGLASVVTGLLFLASMFVAPVVSMVPYEAATPALVVVGFLMMTQVTEIDWKAPEVAIPAFITIIMMPFSYSITNGIGAGFVSYLVIQLARGKFKDVHPLMWVASLLFVIYFTLTPIKAILGIG from the coding sequence GTGAGTAACTCCTCCCCACCCAGCTCCTCATCCAGCACGGCCGAGGCCTCGACCTCCGCCCTGGACCGGTTCTTCCATATCTCGGAGCGCGGCTCCACCGTTGCCCGTGAAGTCCGCGGTGGCCTGGTCACCTTCTTCACGATGGCGTACATCCTGGTCCTCAACCCGCTGATCCTCTCCACGCCGCACGATGGTGTCGCCCCGCTGGGCACCACGGAGCAGATCGCCGCTGGCACCGCTTTCATCGCCGCAGTCATGACGATCCTCATGGGTGTTGTCGCGAACTTCCCGATGGCGTTGGCCGCCGGCCTGGGCATCAACGCGATGGTCGCCTACACGATCGTCGGCACCCAGGGCATGACCTACGCCGACGCCATGGGACTGATCGTCATCGAGGGTGTGATCATCCTGCTGCTGGTCCTCACGGGCTTCCGTGAGGCCGTGTTCAGGGCTGTCCCGGCCTATCTGAAGACGGCGATCTCCGTGGGCATCGGCCTGTTCATCGCCCTGATCGGCCTGGTGGACGCGAAGGTGGTGCGCCCCGGCGGCACGCCCCTGGAACTGGGCCTAGGCGGCAGCTTGCAAGGCTGGCCGGTGATTGTCTTCTTCTTTGGTTTGTTCCTGATCCTGGTGTTGCACGTGCGCAAGGTAAAAGGCGCGATCTTGATCGGCATCGTCTCATCTACCATCCTGGCGGCGCTGATCGAGGGCGTCGCTCACCTGGGCGCCTTCAACGACAACCCGGAGCGTGGCGACCTCAACCTGACTGGTTGGTCCCTGTCCGTGCCTGCGCTCAAGGGCTCCCCGGTGGAGTTGCCGAGCCTAGCCACCCTGGGTCACTTCAACCTGTTAGGTTCCATTGAGAAGGTCGGGATCGTCTCTGTGGTCCTGCTGGTGTTCTCACTGCTGCTGGCGGACTTCTTTGACACGATGGGCACGATGGTGGCGATTGGCGCTGAGGGTGAGTTGCTGGATGAGGCTGGTAACCCGCCGAAGACTCGCGAGATTCTGGTGGTTGACTCCCTGGCGGCGATCGCTGGCGGTGCGGGCGGCGTCTCCTCCAATACCTCTTACATTGAGTCTGCTGCGGGTGTTGGTGAGGGTGCGCGTACGGGCCTGGCCTCGGTGGTCACGGGCCTGCTGTTCTTGGCCAGCATGTTTGTTGCCCCGGTGGTCTCGATGGTGCCTTACGAGGCGGCCACCCCGGCCCTGGTGGTGGTGGGCTTTCTGATGATGACCCAGGTGACGGAGATCGACTGGAAGGCCCCAGAGGTCGCTATACCCGCCTTCATCACGATCATCATGATGCCGTTCTCCTACTCGATCACTAATGGCATTGGCGCGGGCTTCGTGTCCTACCTGGTGATCCAGCTGGCGCGCGGCAAGTTCAAGGATGTTCACCCGCTCATGTGGGTGGCCTCGTTGCTGTTCGTCATCTACTTCACGCTGACGCCCATCAAAGCGATCCTGGGTATCGGCTGA
- a CDS encoding DUF3027 domain-containing protein: MTDTATQTPNSDTGTPGIDRPGSLPTPAERAAAAKDKTLTSAAAVEMARLALGEITEPLSVGLFAASKAGENRLVTHLFECNLSGYRGWRWAVTMTRPPRGRTATICEMELLPGEEALLAPAWVPWADRLQPGDVTRSDRLPRRETDERLEPGWEATGEDADAVALDVLDLGRPRVLSAEGIQRAAQRWYDGDHGPDAEGVRKAHATCSTCGFFLPLSGLMRNVFGVCANEWAADDGTVVSLDHGCGAHSETDLPDQGPEWPVTPPRLDEAEMVQLATDGLTLREGVTLAEQQAGEAAEAEAQAVEAEVVKEGKAAKGVAPAEETQVIEAQGGQEPAGDAETVADGAAPEPAESPRKRRRRVTKPDDVDTAKALADLEASLPTR; this comes from the coding sequence GTGACTGACACCGCCACGCAGACGCCAAACTCAGATACAGGCACCCCGGGTATCGACCGTCCCGGCTCCCTGCCCACCCCGGCTGAGCGTGCGGCCGCCGCCAAGGATAAGACCCTGACCTCGGCCGCCGCCGTCGAGATGGCACGCCTGGCGCTAGGGGAGATCACTGAGCCACTGTCCGTGGGGCTCTTCGCCGCCTCCAAGGCTGGTGAGAATCGCCTGGTCACACATCTGTTCGAGTGCAACCTTTCCGGCTACCGCGGCTGGCGCTGGGCCGTCACCATGACCCGCCCGCCGCGTGGCCGTACCGCCACGATCTGTGAGATGGAGTTGCTGCCAGGCGAGGAGGCCCTCCTGGCCCCCGCCTGGGTGCCCTGGGCTGATCGCCTGCAGCCGGGAGACGTCACCCGCTCCGACCGCCTGCCCAGACGGGAGACCGACGAGCGCCTGGAGCCCGGCTGGGAGGCTACGGGGGAGGATGCCGACGCTGTCGCCCTGGATGTTCTGGACCTGGGGCGGCCTCGCGTGCTGAGCGCTGAAGGTATCCAGCGGGCCGCCCAGCGCTGGTACGACGGCGACCACGGCCCAGATGCTGAGGGGGTCCGCAAGGCCCACGCCACCTGTTCAACCTGCGGCTTTTTCCTGCCGTTGAGTGGGCTCATGCGCAACGTTTTTGGGGTCTGCGCCAACGAGTGGGCGGCTGACGACGGCACGGTGGTCTCCCTGGACCACGGCTGCGGGGCGCACTCGGAAACTGACTTGCCGGACCAGGGCCCGGAGTGGCCGGTGACGCCGCCGCGCCTGGATGAGGCGGAGATGGTGCAGCTGGCCACGGATGGGCTGACCTTGCGTGAGGGCGTGACGCTTGCAGAACAGCAGGCCGGTGAGGCGGCGGAGGCTGAAGCGCAGGCCGTTGAGGCAGAGGTGGTTAAGGAAGGCAAGGCCGCCAAGGGTGTCGCGCCTGCTGAGGAGACCCAGGTGATCGAGGCTCAGGGGGGCCAGGAGCCTGCGGGTGATGCTGAGACGGTGGCCGACGGCGCTGCCCCTGAGCCTGCGGAGTCCCCGCGTAAGCGTCGTCGTCGTGTCACCAAGCCGGATGACGTGGACACCGCCAAAGCCCTAGCTGACCTGGAGGCTTCCCTCCCCACTCGCTGA
- a CDS encoding MFS transporter, with product MRRQGVGRALRNTFESLAVRNYRIWFFAAVVTNTGTWMQRVAQDWLVLRILTNDSASATGVTTAMQFLPAVFLSVHAGLVADRVDARRFLMFTQAFMGVVSAVLALDVLLGHAQLWHVYLAAALTGAAAAYDAPARQIFVARMVPPENLTNAVGLNSASFNAARLLGPAAAGLVIAWVGPGWVFLVNALTFLFPTAALAAMRVAELYRVPRVPRAKGQIREGLAYVRHRTDLLIIIGIVFVISMLTLNYQLTMAAMVRSVFDLQSEAYGMVSSIFAVGSLWGALVAARRKNPRVRTVIVAAGLLGVTSLLLSLMPTYWTFAVMTIPTGLAVLTLLTSANQTVQLSTEPEMRGRVMSLYMLAFQGATPLGALVIGWLSDFWGPRYGIAVGGWAALLVAVVAGWWARKRWHVDLAYSSSRPFLRTTGPRERAARAVQSGPGGAVSGDGSGKA from the coding sequence ATGAGGAGGCAGGGAGTGGGGAGAGCGCTGAGGAACACCTTCGAGTCACTGGCCGTCCGCAACTACCGCATCTGGTTCTTCGCGGCTGTTGTCACTAACACTGGCACCTGGATGCAGCGTGTCGCCCAGGACTGGCTGGTGCTAAGGATCCTTACGAACGACTCTGCTTCCGCCACTGGCGTGACCACGGCTATGCAGTTTCTCCCGGCGGTGTTCCTTTCTGTGCACGCGGGCCTGGTGGCTGACCGCGTGGATGCCCGCAGGTTCCTCATGTTTACGCAGGCTTTTATGGGGGTGGTTTCTGCGGTGCTGGCGCTGGATGTCCTGCTGGGCCATGCCCAGTTGTGGCACGTCTATCTGGCTGCGGCCCTCACGGGTGCGGCAGCTGCCTACGACGCCCCAGCCCGGCAGATCTTTGTGGCGCGCATGGTGCCGCCGGAGAACTTGACTAATGCCGTCGGTTTGAACTCGGCCTCTTTCAATGCGGCCCGCCTGCTCGGTCCGGCGGCGGCTGGCTTGGTGATCGCCTGGGTGGGGCCGGGCTGGGTGTTCCTGGTCAACGCCTTGACCTTCCTGTTCCCCACTGCGGCCTTGGCGGCGATGCGCGTGGCGGAGCTATACCGCGTTCCCCGCGTTCCGCGCGCTAAGGGGCAGATCCGTGAGGGCCTGGCCTACGTCCGCCACCGCACGGACCTGCTGATAATCATTGGGATTGTCTTCGTAATCTCTATGTTGACGCTCAATTACCAATTGACCATGGCGGCGATGGTGCGCAGTGTCTTTGACCTGCAGTCTGAGGCTTACGGCATGGTCTCCTCGATCTTTGCGGTGGGTTCGCTGTGGGGCGCGCTGGTGGCGGCGCGGCGCAAGAACCCGCGGGTGCGCACGGTCATCGTCGCGGCGGGGCTGTTGGGGGTGACCAGTCTGTTGTTGTCACTCATGCCCACCTACTGGACCTTCGCCGTGATGACGATCCCCACCGGCCTGGCTGTTCTGACGCTTCTGACTAGCGCTAACCAGACGGTCCAGTTGAGTACGGAACCGGAGATGCGTGGCCGCGTTATGAGTCTGTACATGCTGGCTTTCCAGGGGGCGACGCCGTTGGGTGCCCTGGTGATCGGTTGGCTCAGTGATTTTTGGGGCCCGCGTTACGGTATTGCGGTGGGCGGTTGGGCGGCGCTGCTGGTGGCGGTGGTGGCGGGCTGGTGGGCGCGTAAGCGCTGGCATGTGGACCTGGCGTACTCCTCCTCGCGTCCCTTTTTGCGCACCACCGGCCCGCGCGAGCGGGCCGCGCGCGCGGTGCAGTCAGGGCCGGGCGGCGCAGTCAGTGGTGATGGATCCGGAAAGGCGTGA